A genomic window from Gemmatimonadetes bacterium SCN 70-22 includes:
- a CDS encoding gliding-motility protein MglA — translation MPIINYASREITCKIVYYGPGRSGKTTNLHYVYDRVPDARRGAMVSLATQNERTLFFDFLPLDLGSIAGFQTRFQLYTVPGQIYYRSTRKLVLSGADGVVFVADSQRRQLDENLESLRDLHEVLAEQGVDARGLPLVLQYNKQDLPRELVYPADELDDALNFRGVPSFAADALVGKGVFETLRKASELVLRRLGAGAGAGAGR, via the coding sequence ATGCCGATCATCAACTACGCCTCGCGCGAGATCACCTGCAAGATCGTCTACTACGGCCCGGGGCGGTCGGGGAAGACGACCAACCTGCACTACGTCTACGACCGCGTCCCCGACGCCCGGCGCGGGGCGATGGTGTCGCTGGCGACCCAGAACGAGCGCACCCTGTTCTTCGACTTCCTCCCCCTCGACCTGGGATCGATCGCCGGATTCCAGACGCGGTTCCAGCTCTACACGGTCCCCGGGCAGATCTACTACCGCAGCACGCGCAAGCTCGTGCTGTCGGGCGCCGACGGCGTCGTCTTCGTGGCCGACTCGCAGCGACGCCAGCTGGACGAGAACCTGGAGAGCCTCCGCGACCTGCACGAGGTGCTGGCGGAGCAGGGCGTTGACGCGCGCGGGCTCCCACTCGTCCTCCAGTACAACAAGCAGGACCTGCCGCGGGAACTCGTGTATCCGGCGGACGAGCTCGATGACGCCCTCAACTTTCGCGGGGTTCCGAGCTTCGCCGCCGATGCCCTGGTGGGAAAGGGAGTCTTCGAAACGCTGCGCAAGGCGTCGGAGCTCGTGCTCCGCCGGCTGGGCGCGGGCGCCGGCGCGGGCGCTGGGAGATAG
- a CDS encoding 16S rRNA (cytosine(1402)-N(4))-methyltransferase codes for MSWESAYHAPVLAREVAELLGDARHVLDGTLGGGGHALALLERGTRVTGIDRDPEAVREAHQRLAPYIADGRLAVFQGNYADLEAIPELAAARFDGILLDLGVSSHQLDDERRGFTFRPGAILDMRMGEDATMTAGEFLNTAPESELAWVFREYGDERRAPRLAREVGRRRETRPFVTSDDLVGAIRGALGPTTGPADFARLFQAVRIAVNHELSGLERALPALRAHLNPGGTLAVIAYHSGEDRLVKHAFREWSTACTCPPRQPVCTCRGVALGTLVTRRAVTAADDEVAVNPRARSARLRAWRSAA; via the coding sequence ATGTCCTGGGAAAGCGCCTACCATGCGCCGGTTCTCGCGCGCGAGGTTGCTGAGTTGTTAGGCGACGCACGGCACGTCCTCGATGGCACGCTGGGCGGTGGCGGCCATGCGCTGGCGCTGCTCGAGCGTGGCACGCGGGTGACCGGCATCGATCGCGATCCGGAAGCCGTCCGAGAGGCGCACCAGCGACTGGCGCCGTACATCGCCGACGGTCGGCTCGCCGTGTTCCAGGGGAACTATGCCGACCTGGAGGCGATCCCCGAGCTGGCGGCGGCGCGCTTCGACGGGATCCTGCTCGATCTCGGGGTCTCGTCGCACCAGCTGGACGATGAGCGTCGCGGCTTCACCTTCCGCCCGGGGGCGATCCTCGACATGCGCATGGGCGAGGATGCCACGATGACGGCCGGCGAGTTCCTGAACACGGCGCCGGAGAGCGAGCTGGCGTGGGTCTTCCGCGAGTACGGGGACGAGCGCCGCGCCCCGCGCCTGGCGCGCGAGGTGGGGCGGCGCCGCGAGACGCGCCCCTTCGTCACGAGCGATGACCTGGTCGGGGCGATCCGCGGGGCGCTGGGTCCCACGACCGGGCCGGCCGACTTCGCGCGGCTGTTCCAGGCGGTGCGCATCGCGGTCAACCACGAGCTCTCGGGGCTCGAGCGCGCCCTGCCGGCCCTGCGCGCCCACCTCAACCCGGGCGGGACCCTCGCCGTCATCGCCTATCACTCGGGCGAGGACCGCCTGGTCAAGCACGCCTTTCGCGAGTGGAGCACGGCGTGCACCTGCCCGCCGCGGCAGCCGGTCTGCACGTGCCGGGGCGTGGCGTTAGGCACGCTGGTCACGCGCCGGGCGGTGACGGCGGCCGACGATGAAGTGGCGGTGAACCCTCGCGCGCGGAGCGCGCGGCTGCGGGCATGGCGAAGCGCCGCGTAG
- a CDS encoding UDP-N-acetylmuramoyl-L-alanyl-D-glutamate--2,6-diaminopimelate ligase: MTSLASLAAIVDALRDAGVLVETLGTLPLTARSVTDDSRHVAPGALFIAVRGSVHDGHDFLAAAEGGGAAAAIVEDPGRTTLPRIVVRDGRRAAAVAAAAAHGFPGRSLSFVGVTGTSGKTTTVSMLRHLLDAPGTPAASIGTLGVLVGSEGAPLPGGAGLTTPGPVELQRLLRLLVDAGIRRVAMEVSSHALDQRRVEGVRFDAAVFTNLSRDHLDYHPSMEAYLAAKARLVSHIAPGGIAVVNDDVDTWRSLPPAPRVVRYGVSSARADVRAAGVTYTPAGSAWRLVTPAGEAPVTLPLIGDFNVANALGAAAAAWALGLSPAGVAARLSSLPQVPGRLEKILDRPTVLRDYAHKPDAMERALAAVRPFTTGRLIVVFGCGGDRDRGKRPIMGAIAERLADVVIVTSDNPRTEDPERILDEIEAGMQRPHERLEDRRAAIARALAIAAPGDVVVLAGKGHETYQIRGTTSHPFDEKRIVHELATSVADGTP, translated from the coding sequence GTGACGTCGCTCGCATCCCTCGCGGCCATCGTCGACGCGCTCCGCGATGCCGGGGTCCTGGTCGAAACCCTCGGCACGCTGCCGCTCACGGCGCGGTCCGTCACCGATGATTCCCGCCACGTCGCCCCTGGCGCCCTGTTCATCGCCGTGCGCGGGAGCGTGCACGATGGGCACGACTTCCTCGCCGCGGCCGAGGGGGGAGGGGCGGCCGCCGCGATCGTGGAGGATCCGGGGCGCACGACGCTCCCGCGCATCGTGGTGCGCGACGGACGGCGGGCGGCGGCCGTGGCCGCCGCCGCTGCCCATGGATTTCCCGGACGCTCGCTGTCGTTCGTTGGGGTGACGGGAACGAGCGGCAAGACGACGACCGTCTCGATGCTGCGCCACCTGCTCGATGCCCCCGGGACCCCGGCGGCCTCGATCGGGACGCTGGGGGTCCTGGTGGGGAGCGAGGGGGCGCCGCTCCCCGGCGGGGCCGGCCTCACCACCCCCGGGCCGGTGGAGCTCCAGCGCCTGCTGCGCCTCCTGGTCGACGCCGGCATCCGGCGGGTGGCCATGGAAGTGTCCTCGCACGCGCTCGACCAGCGGCGCGTGGAGGGGGTCCGGTTCGACGCGGCGGTGTTCACCAACCTCTCGCGCGATCACCTCGACTACCACCCCAGCATGGAGGCGTACCTCGCCGCCAAGGCCCGGCTGGTGTCGCACATTGCGCCTGGCGGCATCGCGGTCGTCAACGACGACGTGGACACGTGGCGCAGCCTCCCCCCCGCGCCACGCGTGGTGCGCTACGGCGTCTCCAGCGCGCGCGCGGACGTCCGGGCGGCCGGCGTGACGTACACACCGGCCGGGAGTGCCTGGCGCCTCGTGACCCCCGCGGGCGAGGCACCGGTCACCCTCCCGCTCATCGGCGACTTCAACGTCGCCAATGCGTTGGGCGCGGCCGCCGCCGCATGGGCCCTCGGCCTGTCGCCCGCCGGCGTCGCGGCGCGCCTGTCGTCGCTCCCGCAGGTCCCGGGGCGCCTGGAGAAGATCCTCGACCGGCCGACGGTGCTGCGCGACTACGCGCACAAGCCCGATGCGATGGAGCGCGCGCTCGCGGCGGTGCGCCCGTTCACCACCGGACGGCTCATCGTCGTCTTCGGGTGCGGGGGCGACCGCGACCGGGGGAAGCGCCCGATCATGGGAGCGATCGCCGAGCGGCTGGCGGATGTCGTGATCGTCACCAGCGACAACCCGCGCACGGAAGATCCGGAACGCATCCTCGACGAGATCGAGGCCGGGATGCAGCGTCCGCACGAGCGCCTCGAGGACCGCCGCGCCGCGATCGCCCGGGCCCTGGCCATCGCCGCCCCGGGTGACGTGGTCGTCCTGGCGGGGAAGGGGCACGAGACGTACCAGATCCGCGGCACGACCTCGCATCCGTTCGACGAGAAGCGCATCGTGCACGAACTCGCCACGTCGGTCGCCGACGGAACGCCATGA
- a CDS encoding phospho-N-acetylmuramoyl-pentapeptide-transferase — protein sequence MLHFLLSRFVADFPPLRLINYISVRAAAAAVTALLLSFLIGPAIVRRLRAMRVRQVIREGTPETHQQKATTPTMGGLIILACSIIPTLLWTRLDNRYVLLALLVTVWMGAIGFLDDYLKLKQKREGKKNEGLVERYKLAGQVSIGLIFGFILWKFPVSTLPGASTTLPFVKYVLIVPATVGLSWLYVPFTTFILTGTSNSVNLTDGLDGLAAGLAAIAIVTFALFAYVMGRVDASAYLQLFYLRGAGELTVFCLALAGACIGFLWYNTHPAQVFMGDTGSLALGGAIGAIAILLKSEFLLVFVGGVFVAETLSVIIQRGVFKWRRRRHGIEYAREHRVFLRAPLHHHFELKGWKESQVVVRFWILGILCAFVALTTLKLR from the coding sequence GTGCTGCACTTCCTCCTCAGTCGCTTCGTCGCCGACTTCCCGCCGCTCCGGCTGATCAACTACATCTCGGTGCGGGCGGCGGCGGCGGCGGTCACCGCGCTCCTCCTCTCGTTCCTGATCGGCCCGGCAATCGTCCGACGGCTGCGCGCCATGCGCGTGCGCCAGGTGATTCGCGAGGGGACGCCGGAGACGCACCAACAGAAGGCGACGACGCCGACGATGGGCGGGCTCATCATCCTGGCGTGCTCGATCATCCCCACGCTCCTCTGGACGAGGCTCGACAATCGCTACGTCCTCCTCGCGCTGCTGGTGACCGTCTGGATGGGCGCGATCGGCTTCCTCGACGACTACCTCAAGCTCAAGCAGAAGCGGGAAGGGAAGAAGAACGAGGGGTTGGTCGAACGCTACAAGCTCGCGGGGCAGGTCTCGATCGGCCTCATCTTCGGCTTCATCCTCTGGAAGTTCCCGGTGTCGACGCTCCCCGGCGCCTCGACGACGCTCCCGTTCGTGAAGTACGTCCTCATCGTCCCCGCGACCGTCGGGCTGTCGTGGCTGTACGTCCCCTTCACGACGTTCATCCTGACGGGGACGAGCAACTCGGTGAACCTGACCGACGGACTCGACGGGCTGGCGGCGGGGCTGGCCGCGATCGCCATCGTCACCTTCGCCCTCTTCGCGTACGTGATGGGGCGCGTCGATGCCAGCGCGTACCTCCAGCTCTTCTACCTGCGTGGAGCGGGAGAGCTGACGGTCTTCTGCCTCGCGCTCGCCGGCGCCTGCATCGGCTTCCTCTGGTACAACACGCACCCGGCCCAGGTGTTCATGGGCGACACGGGGTCGTTGGCGCTGGGCGGCGCCATCGGCGCGATCGCGATCCTGCTCAAGAGCGAGTTCCTCCTCGTCTTCGTCGGCGGGGTGTTCGTCGCCGAGACGCTCTCCGTGATCATCCAGCGCGGCGTGTTCAAGTGGCGTCGCCGGCGGCATGGCATCGAGTACGCGCGGGAGCATCGGGTCTTCCTGCGCGCCCCGTTGCACCATCACTTCGAGCTCAAGGGGTGGAAGGAGTCGCAGGTCGTGGTGCGCTTCTGGATCCTCGGGATCCTGTGCGCCTTCGTCGCCCTCACCACCCTCAAGTTGCGCTGA
- a CDS encoding UDP-N-acetylmuramoylalanine--D-glutamate ligase: MTVPYDWTRGEIAVVGLGRSGVSATMLLRRLGAQVYASDAGTTPAGTDASLRAIGASVQSGAHDLARVAGAALVVTSPGVPPDAEALVAARTAGVPIISEVELALAAMPGLRYVAITGTNGKSTVTALVAHLLRSVGVAAEAAGNIGTPLSELALRPTPPSWVALEVSSFQLHDTPSMAPAVGVLTNLAPDHLDRYPSVDAYYADKELLFRHATPASQWVVNADDEGVMAMVKRHPGVQHRFATSGRLCDAFLGGKGKQQLIVRDETLMLRRELPLLGDHNVANALAAALAVMATDDAHESLDDRARLAAALRAFRALPHRLEPVAEVGGVLWIDDSKATNVESARVAIESMTRPAVLLLGGRHKGEPYTALIGAIARHCRIVLAYGEAAPLIEGDLAGRAAVQRVDGGFDAVVQRARELARPGDTVLLAPACSSFDMFRNYEERGRTFAAAARGEG, encoded by the coding sequence ATGACCGTACCCTACGACTGGACGCGCGGCGAGATCGCCGTGGTGGGACTGGGACGCAGCGGCGTCTCGGCGACGATGCTGCTGCGCCGGCTTGGCGCGCAGGTCTACGCCTCCGATGCCGGCACAACGCCGGCCGGGACGGATGCGTCGCTCCGGGCCATCGGGGCGAGCGTCCAGTCGGGTGCGCACGACCTGGCGCGCGTCGCCGGGGCCGCGCTCGTCGTCACGAGCCCGGGCGTCCCGCCGGATGCCGAGGCGCTGGTGGCCGCCCGCACGGCCGGCGTGCCGATCATCAGCGAGGTCGAGCTGGCGCTGGCCGCGATGCCGGGGCTCCGGTACGTCGCCATCACCGGGACGAACGGCAAGTCGACCGTCACCGCCCTCGTCGCCCACCTGCTGCGGAGCGTTGGGGTGGCGGCCGAGGCCGCGGGAAACATCGGCACGCCGCTCAGCGAGCTTGCCCTCCGGCCGACGCCCCCCTCGTGGGTGGCACTGGAGGTGTCCTCGTTCCAGCTCCACGACACGCCGTCGATGGCGCCCGCGGTCGGCGTCCTGACCAACCTTGCCCCCGACCACCTCGATCGCTACCCGAGCGTCGACGCGTATTATGCCGACAAGGAGCTCCTGTTCCGGCACGCGACGCCGGCGTCGCAGTGGGTGGTCAACGCCGACGACGAGGGCGTGATGGCGATGGTCAAGCGTCATCCGGGCGTCCAGCACCGGTTTGCCACGTCCGGCCGCCTCTGCGATGCGTTCCTCGGGGGGAAGGGGAAGCAGCAGCTGATCGTGCGCGACGAGACGCTCATGCTGCGTCGCGAGCTCCCGCTCCTCGGCGACCACAACGTCGCGAACGCCCTCGCGGCGGCGCTGGCCGTGATGGCGACCGACGACGCGCACGAGAGCCTCGACGATCGTGCCCGGCTCGCCGCGGCGCTGCGGGCGTTCCGGGCGCTCCCGCATCGACTGGAGCCGGTGGCCGAGGTGGGCGGTGTCCTGTGGATCGACGATTCCAAGGCGACCAACGTGGAGTCGGCGCGCGTGGCCATCGAGAGCATGACCCGGCCGGCCGTGCTGCTGCTCGGCGGGCGGCACAAGGGCGAGCCGTATACCGCGCTGATCGGCGCCATTGCGCGTCACTGCCGGATCGTCTTGGCGTATGGTGAGGCGGCGCCGCTCATCGAGGGCGACCTGGCCGGGCGCGCGGCCGTGCAGCGCGTCGACGGGGGCTTCGACGCCGTGGTGCAGCGCGCGCGCGAGCTGGCGCGCCCCGGTGACACGGTGCTCCTCGCCCCGGCCTGCTCGAGCTTCGACATGTTCCGGAACTACGAGGAGCGGGGACGCACCTTTGCGGCGGCCGCCCGCGGCGAGGGGTGA
- a CDS encoding UDP-N-acetylmuramate--L-alanine ligase: protein MRLLDTTDPRPVHFVGIAGAGMSALAELFVRRGIAVSGCDTAVEGADDLRRLGVALHGGHAPAHVAEARALVVTSALRRDHPELEAARAAGLPIIRRAEALGEAVAGGTLVAVAGTHGKTTTTVMTTEALAAAGLHPTGIAGGRVKAWGGNLRYDGDTLFVVEADEYDRSFLALTPTVAVVTNVEADHLDIYRDLADIRAAFESFLAPARTIVVCGDDAGAASLDVATGAQVLRYGTDDRHARVVGAPVSRADGRTVVRVSFDGEPVGELRLRVPGLHNVRNALAAIASGLALGATVEAMRPGLEAFGGVERRFERLGTAAGVEIVDDYAHHPTEVAATIAAARVAFPGRRLVVAFQPHLYSRTRDFADGFAQALATADATFLTALYPAREQPIPGVSSALIADRMAAGGSAPEWQGGRDDAAAALAAFVRDGDVVLTMGAGDITRTGAELLHRLAGRGGA, encoded by the coding sequence ATGCGCCTCCTCGACACGACCGATCCCCGGCCGGTGCACTTCGTCGGCATCGCCGGCGCCGGCATGAGCGCCCTGGCCGAGCTGTTCGTTAGGCGCGGGATCGCGGTGAGCGGGTGCGATACCGCCGTCGAGGGAGCCGACGACCTGCGGCGCCTTGGCGTCGCCCTGCACGGGGGCCATGCCCCGGCGCACGTGGCCGAGGCGCGTGCCCTGGTCGTCACCTCGGCGCTGCGGCGGGACCACCCCGAGCTCGAGGCGGCGCGCGCCGCCGGCCTCCCCATCATCCGGCGCGCCGAGGCGCTGGGCGAGGCCGTGGCCGGCGGGACGCTCGTGGCCGTGGCGGGGACCCATGGCAAGACGACCACCACCGTCATGACGACCGAGGCGCTGGCGGCGGCGGGGTTGCACCCGACGGGAATCGCCGGCGGGCGCGTAAAGGCCTGGGGCGGGAACCTCCGCTACGACGGCGACACCCTGTTCGTCGTCGAGGCCGACGAGTACGACCGGTCCTTCCTCGCCCTGACGCCCACGGTGGCGGTGGTCACGAACGTGGAGGCGGACCACCTCGACATCTACCGCGACCTGGCCGACATCCGGGCGGCGTTCGAGTCGTTCCTGGCGCCGGCACGCACGATCGTGGTGTGCGGCGATGACGCGGGCGCGGCGTCGCTCGACGTGGCCACCGGTGCGCAGGTCCTGCGCTACGGCACGGACGACCGGCACGCCCGCGTGGTGGGTGCCCCGGTGTCGCGCGCGGACGGGCGCACCGTGGTGCGCGTGTCCTTCGACGGAGAGCCGGTCGGCGAGCTGCGCCTCCGGGTCCCCGGGCTGCACAACGTCCGCAACGCCCTGGCGGCGATCGCGAGCGGCTTGGCGTTAGGCGCCACGGTCGAGGCGATGCGCCCGGGGCTCGAGGCGTTCGGCGGCGTGGAGCGACGCTTCGAGCGCCTGGGGACGGCGGCGGGTGTGGAGATCGTGGACGACTATGCGCACCACCCGACCGAAGTGGCGGCGACGATCGCGGCCGCCCGGGTGGCCTTTCCGGGCCGGCGCCTCGTCGTCGCCTTCCAGCCCCACCTGTACTCCCGCACGCGCGACTTCGCCGATGGGTTCGCGCAGGCCCTCGCCACGGCCGACGCGACCTTCCTCACGGCGCTGTATCCGGCGCGCGAGCAGCCCATTCCGGGCGTGTCGTCGGCGCTGATCGCCGATCGCATGGCGGCGGGGGGGAGCGCCCCCGAGTGGCAAGGGGGGC